One stretch of Nocardioides perillae DNA includes these proteins:
- a CDS encoding phosphotransferase produces the protein MTDPSPRGLDLAAFHRWYDAQVPGDLGPDLTGELIAGGRSNLTYAVTDGTTCRIVRRQPLGHVQATAHDMGREHTVMTALAPTPVPVPRTFARCDDTEVLGATFYVMEHVAGTPYRSRAQLEELGADATRRVAEAMVDTLAALHAVDPAEVGLAGFGRPEGFVERQVRRWGQQLEGSHSRDLAGADELRAELARRAPGAASPDHTIVHGDYRLDNLLVDAAHEGAEVRAVVDWEMATLGDPLTDLALLAVYDQLAGLDRSGLLVTDASTAPGFPSTDEQLQRYSAQSGRDLGEMSFHLGLAYFKLAVILEGIHYRFLQGQTVGEGFDRIGDAVEPLLGAGLDALRR, from the coding sequence GTGACCGACCCCTCCCCCCGCGGCCTCGACCTCGCGGCCTTCCACCGGTGGTACGACGCGCAGGTCCCGGGCGACCTCGGCCCCGACCTGACCGGCGAGCTGATCGCCGGGGGCCGCTCCAACCTGACCTACGCCGTCACCGACGGCACGACCTGCCGCATCGTGCGCCGGCAGCCGCTCGGGCACGTGCAGGCGACGGCGCACGACATGGGCCGCGAGCACACCGTGATGACCGCGCTGGCGCCCACCCCGGTGCCCGTGCCGCGCACCTTCGCGCGCTGCGACGACACCGAGGTGCTCGGCGCGACGTTCTACGTGATGGAGCACGTCGCGGGCACGCCCTACCGCTCTCGGGCCCAGCTGGAGGAGCTCGGCGCCGACGCGACCCGGCGCGTCGCCGAGGCGATGGTCGACACCCTCGCCGCGCTGCACGCGGTCGACCCGGCCGAGGTCGGCCTCGCGGGCTTCGGGCGACCCGAGGGCTTCGTCGAGCGGCAGGTGCGGCGGTGGGGCCAGCAGCTCGAGGGCTCGCACAGCCGCGACCTCGCCGGCGCCGACGAGCTGCGCGCCGAGCTCGCACGCCGCGCCCCCGGCGCGGCCTCGCCCGACCACACGATCGTCCACGGCGACTACCGCCTCGACAACCTGCTCGTCGACGCCGCCCACGAGGGCGCCGAGGTGCGGGCGGTCGTCGACTGGGAGATGGCCACGCTCGGCGACCCGCTCACCGACCTCGCCCTGCTCGCCGTCTACGACCAGCTCGCCGGCCTCGACCGCAGCGGGCTGCTGGTCACCGACGCCAGCACCGCCCCCGGCTTCCCCAGCACCGACGAGCAGCTGCAGCGCTACTCCGCGCAGAGCGGCCGCGACCTCGGCGAGATGTCCTTCCACCTCGGGCTGGCCTACTTCAAGCTGGCCGTCATCCTCGAGGGCATCCACTACCGCTTCCTGCAGGGCCAGACCGTCGGCGAGGGCTTCGACCGCATCGGCGACGCCGTCGAGCCGCTGCTCGGCGCCGGCCTCGACGCGCTGCGACGCTGA
- a CDS encoding class I SAM-dependent methyltransferase: MSDEHYFSADPSVPFTREPVTCRVWGHDLDLVSGSGVFARGRLDAGTAVLLRETEPPVDARRVLDLGCGWGVIGLAIARAVPEADVTGVDVNERALLLARENAATLGVADRYRAVTPADVPADATYDEVWSNPPIRIGKQALHELLLTWLPRLAPGGRAVMVVGKNLGGDSLQRWLGEQGWPTERVASAKGFRVLETRRAGD; encoded by the coding sequence ATGAGCGACGAGCACTACTTCAGCGCCGACCCGTCCGTCCCGTTCACGCGCGAGCCGGTGACCTGCCGGGTCTGGGGCCACGACCTCGACCTGGTGTCCGGCTCCGGGGTCTTCGCGCGCGGGCGCCTCGACGCCGGCACCGCGGTGCTGCTGCGGGAGACGGAGCCGCCGGTCGACGCCCGGCGGGTGCTCGATCTGGGGTGCGGCTGGGGCGTGATCGGGCTGGCGATCGCCCGCGCCGTCCCCGAGGCAGACGTGACGGGCGTCGACGTCAACGAGCGCGCACTGCTGCTGGCGCGCGAGAACGCCGCCACGCTCGGGGTGGCCGACCGCTACCGGGCGGTGACGCCGGCGGACGTGCCGGCGGACGCGACGTACGACGAGGTGTGGAGCAACCCGCCCATCCGCATCGGCAAGCAGGCGCTGCACGAGCTGCTGCTCACCTGGCTGCCCCGGCTCGCGCCGGGTGGTCGTGCGGTGATGGTGGTCGGCAAGAACCTGGGCGGCGACTCGCTGCAGCGCTGGCTGGGCGAGCAGGGCTGGCCCACCGAGCGGGTCGCCAGCGCCAAGGGCTTCCGGGTGCTGGAGACCCGCCGCGCCGGGGACTGA
- a CDS encoding acyl-CoA dehydrogenase family protein, with translation MDLSLSEEQESFRRLAREFLEKEAVPHRTEWDRREAVDLAIVPKMAELGFFGLTIPEQYGGLGGDYVTYALAMEELGRADSALRGIVSVSSGLVGKSVLFFGSEEQKAEWLPQLATAQKLGCFGLTEPGTGSDAGNLTTRARRDGSDWVLSGQKLYITNGTWADVALVFARTGGEGPRGVSAFLVPTDAPGFEAREIKGKLGLRGQATAELFLDDLRVPSSAMVGEEGQGFKIAMSTLDKGRLAVAAGCVGIVQGCLEVAVDYATTRTQFGRPIASFQLVQDMIADISLDADAARLLVWRTADLVDRGEPFGTAASKAKLFASEAAVRAANLAIQVHGGSGYVDEYPPEKYLRDARVMTLYEGTSQIQKLLIGRAETGINAFT, from the coding sequence GTGGACCTGTCGCTGTCCGAGGAGCAGGAGAGCTTCCGCCGCCTGGCGCGGGAGTTCCTGGAGAAGGAGGCGGTCCCCCACCGCACGGAGTGGGACCGCCGCGAGGCCGTCGACCTCGCGATCGTGCCGAAGATGGCGGAGCTCGGCTTCTTCGGCCTCACCATCCCCGAGCAGTACGGCGGGCTCGGCGGCGACTACGTCACCTACGCCCTCGCGATGGAGGAGCTGGGCCGTGCCGACTCCGCGCTGCGCGGGATCGTCTCTGTCTCCAGCGGCCTGGTGGGCAAGTCCGTCCTGTTCTTCGGCTCCGAGGAGCAGAAGGCGGAGTGGCTGCCGCAGCTCGCGACGGCGCAGAAGCTGGGCTGCTTCGGCCTCACCGAGCCGGGCACCGGCTCGGACGCCGGCAACCTGACGACCAGGGCACGCCGCGACGGGTCCGACTGGGTGCTGTCCGGGCAGAAGCTCTACATCACCAACGGCACCTGGGCCGACGTCGCCCTCGTCTTCGCACGCACCGGCGGCGAGGGGCCGCGCGGCGTCTCGGCCTTCCTCGTGCCGACCGACGCACCGGGCTTCGAGGCCCGCGAGATCAAGGGCAAGCTCGGGCTGCGGGGCCAGGCCACCGCGGAGCTGTTCCTGGACGACCTGCGCGTGCCCTCCTCCGCGATGGTCGGCGAGGAGGGGCAGGGCTTCAAGATCGCGATGAGCACCCTCGACAAGGGCCGGCTCGCGGTCGCCGCCGGCTGCGTCGGCATCGTGCAGGGCTGCCTCGAGGTGGCGGTCGACTACGCGACGACCCGCACCCAGTTCGGCCGGCCGATCGCGTCCTTCCAGCTGGTGCAGGACATGATCGCCGACATCTCCCTGGACGCCGACGCCGCGCGGCTGCTCGTGTGGCGCACCGCCGACCTCGTCGACCGTGGCGAGCCCTTCGGCACCGCCGCGTCCAAGGCCAAGCTCTTCGCCTCCGAGGCCGCCGTCCGCGCCGCCAACCTCGCCATCCAGGTGCACGGCGGCTCGGGATACGTCGACGAGTACCCGCCCGAGAAGTACCTCCGCGACGCCCGCGTCATGACGCTCTACGAAGGCACCAGCCAGATCCAGAAGCTGCTCATCGGCCGTGCGGAGACCGGGATCAACGCGTTCACCTGA
- a CDS encoding acyl-CoA dehydrogenase family protein, protein MDFAHDAATQELQRTLLDFMDSHVHPAEATFHAQLGELDDRWAWSRVPVLAELREAARERGLWNLFLPGEQGKAHGAPGLTNLQYAPLAEISGRSGHLAPAVMNCAAPDTGNMEVLAMFGTPEQQERWLTPLMDGRIRSAFAMTEPDVASSDATNIATRIERDGDELVLNGRKWWITGAMNPECEVFIVMGKTDPEASRHRQQSMVLVPRDTPGLEVVRGMEVFGYDDHEHGGHAELRFSDVRVPAANLIGPEGAGFAIAQARLGPGRIHHCMRSIGVAEMAIQLMCERAEARTAFGRTLSQQGVVRDWIAESRVRLEQLRLLVLKTAWLMDTVGNRGAHTEIQAIKIATPATVQWILDKAIQVHGAGGLSQDFPLANAYAGIRTLRFADGPDEVHKNSLAKAEIARHQH, encoded by the coding sequence ATGGACTTCGCCCACGACGCCGCGACCCAGGAGCTGCAGCGCACGCTGCTCGACTTCATGGACAGCCACGTCCACCCCGCCGAGGCGACCTTCCACGCCCAGCTCGGCGAGCTCGACGACCGGTGGGCCTGGTCGCGCGTGCCGGTGCTCGCCGAGCTGCGCGAGGCAGCGCGCGAGCGGGGGCTGTGGAACCTCTTCCTGCCCGGCGAGCAGGGCAAGGCGCACGGGGCGCCCGGCCTCACCAACCTGCAGTACGCCCCGCTCGCCGAGATCTCCGGGCGCAGCGGCCACCTCGCCCCGGCGGTGATGAACTGCGCGGCGCCCGACACCGGCAACATGGAGGTGCTGGCGATGTTCGGCACCCCGGAGCAGCAGGAGCGCTGGCTGACGCCGCTGATGGACGGGCGCATCCGCTCGGCCTTCGCGATGACCGAGCCCGACGTCGCCTCCTCCGACGCCACCAACATCGCCACGCGCATCGAGCGCGACGGCGACGAGCTCGTGCTCAACGGCCGCAAGTGGTGGATCACCGGCGCGATGAACCCCGAGTGCGAGGTCTTCATCGTCATGGGCAAGACCGACCCGGAGGCCTCGCGACACCGCCAGCAGTCGATGGTCCTGGTCCCCCGCGACACCCCCGGGCTGGAGGTCGTGCGCGGCATGGAGGTCTTCGGCTACGACGACCACGAGCACGGCGGCCACGCCGAGCTGCGCTTCAGCGACGTGCGCGTGCCCGCCGCCAACCTCATCGGCCCCGAGGGCGCGGGCTTCGCGATCGCGCAGGCCCGTCTCGGCCCCGGCCGCATCCACCACTGCATGCGCTCGATCGGCGTCGCCGAGATGGCGATCCAGCTGATGTGCGAGCGCGCCGAGGCCCGCACCGCCTTCGGCCGCACGCTGTCGCAGCAGGGCGTCGTGCGGGACTGGATCGCGGAGTCGCGGGTGCGCCTCGAGCAGCTGCGGCTGCTGGTGCTGAAGACCGCGTGGCTCATGGACACCGTCGGCAACCGCGGCGCCCACACCGAGATCCAGGCGATCAAGATCGCCACCCCCGCCACCGTGCAGTGGATCCTGGACAAGGCCATCCAGGTGCACGGCGCCGGCGGCCTGAGCCAGGACTTCCCGCTCGCCAACGCCTACGCCGGCATCCGCACCCTGCGCTTCGCCGACGGTCCCGACGAGGTGCACAAGAACAGCCTCGCCAAGGCCGAGATCGCGCGCCACCAGCACTAG
- a CDS encoding SDR family NAD(P)-dependent oxidoreductase — MSGVLAGQGVVVTGAAGGIGRALAARAVREGARVVVNDLDAERLAATAAEVGATAVPGDCASDEGVRALLDAASAELGRVDCFFANAGIDAGAGLETDDATWARVHEVNVMSHVRTARHLVPRWLGPEDGGTGDGRGGRLVVTASAAGLLTMIGAAPYSVTKHGAVAFAEWLSVTYGDRGVTVQAICPQGVRTRMLEQAGPLTALLSHDAALDPDDVAQAWVDSLADDRFLVLPHPEVAGYYAARATQTDRWLAGMRKLRRLVDRTPTASPGADS; from the coding sequence ATGAGCGGGGTCCTGGCCGGCCAGGGCGTCGTCGTCACCGGCGCGGCCGGCGGCATCGGGCGGGCCCTGGCCGCCCGCGCGGTGCGCGAGGGTGCGCGCGTGGTCGTCAACGACCTCGACGCCGAGCGCCTCGCCGCCACCGCCGCCGAGGTCGGCGCCACCGCGGTGCCGGGCGACTGCGCCTCCGACGAGGGCGTGCGTGCCCTCCTGGACGCGGCGAGCGCCGAGCTCGGGCGCGTCGACTGCTTCTTCGCCAACGCCGGCATCGACGCGGGCGCGGGCCTCGAGACCGACGACGCGACCTGGGCGCGGGTGCACGAGGTCAACGTGATGAGCCACGTGCGCACGGCGCGCCACCTGGTGCCGCGCTGGCTCGGGCCCGAGGACGGCGGCACGGGCGACGGCCGCGGCGGTCGCCTCGTCGTCACCGCGTCGGCCGCCGGGCTGCTCACGATGATCGGCGCGGCGCCCTACTCCGTCACCAAGCACGGGGCGGTCGCCTTCGCCGAGTGGCTCTCGGTGACCTACGGCGACCGCGGCGTCACGGTGCAGGCGATCTGCCCGCAGGGCGTGCGCACCCGCATGCTGGAGCAGGCGGGCCCGCTCACCGCGCTGCTGTCGCACGACGCCGCGCTCGACCCCGACGACGTCGCCCAGGCCTGGGTCGACTCCCTGGCCGACGACCGCTTCCTCGTGCTGCCCCACCCCGAGGTCGCGGGCTACTACGCCGCCCGCGCCACCCAGACCGACCGCTGGCTGGCCGGCATGCGCAAGCTGCGCCGGCTCGTCGACCGCACGCCCACCGCCTCGCCAGGAGCCGACTCGTGA